Proteins encoded within one genomic window of Pseudorasbora parva isolate DD20220531a chromosome 3, ASM2467924v1, whole genome shotgun sequence:
- the b4galt4 gene encoding beta-1,4-galactosyltransferase 4, which translates to MGIFPSMSKIMRKAKYLFLLLLCLCVVAWIATFSNDDTVKTAQEGSNRPDNVKSGFRQLELESEMMHSIEEPVEKHVEERIEEERLEEREDELVMEHVEEQFPKQSCPEHSPLLRGSLKLSFESSLTMEQVESENEEVVDGQYNPSDCTARQSVAILIPHRNREKHLLYLLYHLHPFLQRQQLHYAIYVIHQAGDATFNRAKLLNVGYLEALKDQSWDCFIFHDVDLVPENDHNLYMCGEQPKHLVVGRNSTGYKLRYKGYFGGVSAMTMEQFHKVNGFPNTYWGWGGEDDDLRIRVQLQKMTIMRPSPGVARYTMVFHKRDSGNQINKNRMQLLRRTPQMWQKDGLNSCSYKVLSVDRSTLFVNITVDIGQPERAH; encoded by the exons ATGGGAATCTTTCCCTCCATGTCCAAGATCATGAGAAAGGCGAAGTATCTGTTTCTTCTCCTGTTGTGCCTTTGCGTTGTAGCCTGGATCGCAACATTCTCAAATGATGACACTGTAAAAACTGCCCAGGAGGGATCAAATCGTCCTGACAACGTTAAGAGTGGGTTTCGTCAGCTGGAGCTGGAATCAGAGATGATGCATAGCATAGAGGAGCCCGTGGAGAAGCACGTGGAGGAGCGCATAGAGGAGGAGCGCTTAGAGGAGCGCGAGGACGAACTTGTGATGGAGCATGTGGAGGAGCAGTTTCCCAAACAGAGCTGCCCAGAGCATTCACCCCTGCTCC GAGGTTCTTTAAAGCTGTCATTCGAGTCCTCGCTGACGATGGAGCAGGTAGAGAGTGAAAACGAGGAGGTCGTGGATGGTCAGTATAACCCCTCTGACTGTACAGCCAGACAGAGCGTGGCCATCCTTATCCCTCACAGAAACCGAGAGAAGCACCTGCTCTACCTCCTCTACCACCTTCACCCTTTCTTACAGAGGCAGCAGCTTCACTATGCCATCTATGTCATTCACCAG GCTGGAGATGCAACATTTAACAGGGCCAAGTTATTAAATGTTGGCTACCTCGAGGCTCTGAAAGACCAGAGCTGGGACTGTTTCATCTTCCATGATGTTGATCTGGTTCCTGAGAATGATCATAACTTATACATGTGTGGTGAACAGCCTAAACACTTAGTAGTGGGGAGGAATTCCACTGGGTACAA ACTCAGATACAAAGGTTACTTTGGGGGGGTTTCAGCCATGACGATGGAGCAGTTCCACAAGGTGAATGGCTTCCCAAACACCTACTGGGGCTGGGGTGGAGAGGACGATGACCTGAGAATAAG GGTGCAACTGCAGAAAATGACAATAATGCGGCCGTCTCCTGGAGTGGCGCGCTACACCATGGTCTTTCATAAGAGAGACAGCGGAAATCAAATCAATAAAAACAG GATGCAACTGTTACGCCGTACTCCTCAGATGTGGCAGAAGGATGGTTTGAATTCCTGTTCCTACAAGGTTCTGTCTGTCGACAGATCAACACTCTTCGTCAACATCACCGTGGACATTGGCCAGCCTGAGCGTGCTCATTGA